One window of Watersipora subatra chromosome 3, tzWatSuba1.1, whole genome shotgun sequence genomic DNA carries:
- the LOC137392097 gene encoding uncharacterized protein, whose protein sequence is FPTTPSPTTPPPTTPPPTTPPPTTPPPTTPPPTTPPPTTPPPTTPLPTTPPPTTPPPTTPLPTTPPPTTPPPTTPPPTTPPPTTPPPTTPPPTTPPPTTPPPTTPPPTTPPPTTPPPTTPPPTTPPPTTPPPTTPPPTTPPPTTPPPTTPPPTTPPPTTPPPTKPLVS, encoded by the coding sequence TTTCCAACCACTCCGTCTCCAACCACTCCGCCTCCAACCACTCCGCCTCCAACCACTCCGCCTCCAACCACTCCGCCTCCAACCACTCCGCCTCCAACTACTCCGCCTCCAACCACTCCGCCTCCAACCACTCCGCTTCCAACCACTCCGCCTCCAACCACTCCGCCTCCAACCACTCCGCTTCCAACCACTCCGCCTCCAACCACTCCGCCTCCAACCACTCCGCCTCCAACCACTCCGCCTCCAACCACTCCGCCTCCAACCACTCCGCCTCCAACCACTCCGCCTCCAACCACTCCGCCTCCAACCACTCCGCCTCCAACCACTCCGCCTCCAACCACTCCGCCTCCAACCACTCCGCCTCCAACCACTCCGCCTCCAACCACTCCGCCTCCAACCACTCCGCCTCCAACCACTCCGCCTCCAACCACTCCGCCTCCAACCACTCCGCCTCCAACCACTCCGCCTCCAACCACTCCACCTCCAACCAAACCTCTAGTTTCATGA